ACTCAAACTAAGTAGTGCGAACTGGGGCTTATGAACTCATGATAAATATTCAATCTTCCTTCCGCTCAAATCAAAGTTATACTGGCCATGATGGCACAACTCTCCCAATAGCTAATAATTGAAACCCTTTGCTGGTGAAGTCCCTTTTGCATTTTATCTTTCTAAATCTTTGTGTATATTATGTACAGTCTGTAACAAATAGGAATGTTCTGTGATTGTTATTGATAGTTCAATGCGTATTTATACAGATTACAATTGCATTCAAATACTAAGCTCCTATAAAATAGGGATACATGGTTATCTACTTCTCTTGGAGCTATGGAGCAGGAAATTTCATGTTTGTGATGTGAATACCATTTCATGTTAGACCTTACATGGAATCAGCAGTTTTCGAGGAGAAGACAACTATATTCAAGGATATTGACAATGAAGATgcaataacaagtttagtagatTTTCGGATTTTCGGACAATATGATTAATCCACCTTCATTAGAAAATGAAGTAAAGGCTTTTGAAATCATGGCATATGCTGCACTTCACTTTGTAACAGCATTGTTAGAAGTTTCAGAAAGGTTGCTTGCAAAgaatttctatttttcttaGTAGATTAAACTCCATGTAAGATGAAAATGGAAGTAGAAAACCATAAGCCCTTTTTGTGATGTGAAAATTTCTCCAATAATGAAAATTTTCTTAGCCAAATTTTAAAGCAGCGTGGCATCCTGTAAGAAACATATGCAACATAATAATTCTTCATCACGCTCAGtatactaaattttaaataCTGAGCAAGTTAGCTTTGAAAACCACAAATTTTGCAGCCCTTTGGATCTCTTAGAAACCCTTATAGATTGGAACCACAAAATAGtttaaaaaatttggatttaacaGTTTATAAAGTAAATCAAATTTAAGCTCATTTTACACTCTTAGGATTCCATAGGGCGGTGTTTCATTTGTAGCATCTTAATGAGATGGTGACCCTCTTTTTCCATAAATTGATTACACTGCTAAGCCGCTACATAAAATTATGCAGATATGATTGGAGAATAGACAGTTATAAAGCATAATAATAGCAACCAAATCGGTCAATACTGCAGCACGACAACATATTACTCCTCTACAGTCTAGCTTCGGACGTTATATAGTATATGATAATAAAGCATCTCACAACTATTCCGGAACCCGCTAGATACACACATCATTTATGCAGGCTGACTAAATGGAATATGAGCATGATTGgcttttattgttttctatacCAATGATAGTAAGGTTTCAGCAAAAGAGGCAATTGAAATATATAAGTTTATTCGATTGCATCTTCTAAACTGATTTATAAACACTACATGTATGATAGAACTACTTGCCTCTCAGCTTAAAACTCTAAGTAATGAAAGAAAATATTTGTTACTAAATAATTCTAATGCCATGACTAAACAGTTTTATGGAACCAAAACAAAGGGATTGTGCATAATATGTCACCAGCTGCACTGTCTCTGCTTCATAGAGCTCTTAGGGTACCGGGACTCAGAATCCAAAATCTCTACCAATTTAACCGATAAAGCTATAGACATAATCCCTCAACATAACTATAACGTTCTAATGAAGCCACAAAGATGTAGACATTACATATTCTATGCTTGGAAGACATACCAAGTAGCTAAATCTAGTGTCAGTTTGCATTTCAGGATATAAGCCTCTTTATAAATCTCCAATGGCTAACATGACTCCAATATTAATAAAGCTAATCATTAAAAACAGCCAAAATGCTTGTTACAAATTAGCCTATGGAGGCTTGCCAGAGTCAAAAATTAAACCAAAGTCAACCATAAAAGTAAGCAATGCATCTATATTGTAAGAAGCAAAATATAGAAGAAATTAAGAACAACTAATACAAAACAAAGATGCTTCCAGAAAAGAACGCAAAGGGCAAGCCAATCACGAACAGCTTCATAATCATCAACTTTAAACTCCAACAAGCACGGAGGTAGCCGCCGCACACGTGGTGGTGATTAATTGAGATTTTTAATGGCTTTATGAAGCTCCCAGTAAACTTCCTCCTTTCTAACACTGGCAAACGGTTTTTGCATCTTGATTTTCTCTGGAAATTACAACTTTAAATGTGGTGGTTGCATTGTGATTAATCAATTCGAAGATACAAACATCGCCAACTTTCAAATGATTATCTTCTACAAATTTCCTCCAACCATGACATAGCCTAGCTACTTTAATTCCACCTATTTTTATCTCCACATATTCAACTGACCAAGTTCTTTGGTCCACAGAATTCAGAATTATATTTGCCAGCTCTTTGTTGATATATTTCTTGGCAAACCTACGTGGTATTACCTGCACAAAACATAAAGGATAACAATGATAAATTTTTCATGTTTGTTTGTTGTGTAAAAGTCCATCCtggtttttattttatatttgtttttaaaataattgttaGCTTAATGTTATTCCAAGTTGTTCAAGTGGACCAATTTATACATAAATATGAAAGAATAAAATGATGAGATTAATGAAATATGTGATTCTAAAATGATTTGACAATTTGAAGAATTGATGTTTACCAAGAAACTATCAACATAGGATGGTTGTATTATAATCGTGAATGAAGGATTTTCCGGTTGGAAATTGGACAGTGCTTTTTCAACAgccttctttttttcttcctttatcAGTTTTTTGTTTGTTGAAGAAGTCTTACTTTCCCTTTGTAGCACTGGTTTGACAAACAAGGACAATCATTAATCGAATAAGTATTTAGAAATATGACGTAACCTTCTAGTTATAAGAATGGAAATAACATACCTTCAGCTTGATCCTTTGTATTAAATGTTGTTGCAAAATCCGGAGGTTTTTCGAATTGTTCATCAAGATTAGCATTAGATGGCAAGATTTCAGCAGAAACATCACTTTCTGATTCAACAACTTCAATTTTTCTCTCTTGAAATTGTTGTTCGTCAACATTAGCTCCAAAAGTAAAAGGATATTCTATCTCTGTGGCAGTGTTGTCCAATATGATGACATTGAATTCAGCGGCACTCTTATCATATTCAAATACTACAAGATATCCATGATCGAGTGAGTAAAATTCAGCGAACTCTTACCATCCATTTTGCAGCCAAAACGCGCCCTCACTTTTGACAATATCAACTTTCCATTTTTGACCAGAAGGTGCCTTCAAGATTATTGGACTTGAAAGATAGCCTCCAAAACGTTTCACAAATTTTTTTGGAAtttcctatttatttttatatgattaatatggaataaCTAAAGTTAGAAGAACAATAAGATAATTAAATGCTAACCACCTTGTGTTCATGCACCGAATCAGCAAGAATAAACTTGAAAAAATGAGGTCTTTGATCTTCTTTAAACAGATTGTTGTTTTTAGAGCAAGAAACCATTGTTGAACTGCTTTAGTACTTCACCTGAAGAGTATTTTGGAACTCAGTTCAACCAATAAAAGTATTTTACTAgacaaaatataatatcatatcattttatttgataatatatGAAGGAATGTGACAAAACCAAGATCTTAAACCTACAAAATAACTCAAGCATTAGTCTAATAATACCAAAACCAGCTTACAAACTCAAACATTTCATATCCAAAGAAATTAACCCAAATATCATTTTTTAATATCATTATGAGTCCTTTAAATATCTTTCTTATTGGAGAACAAAATTTCATGATGCAACAATCATGACAGATTTTATAAACATCTACACATACAAATTGcacaaattaaacaaaatattaaaaacatttCAGACTTTGCTATATGGGGTATGTATGTTGCAGCTCATATGCTAATCACTCAAGCACTCTAGTCCAAAACTAGGCAATCACATACCAACAATAGCATTTGTATCAATAAGAGTATCGAAACAAGTTATTGTGTCATAAACCTATTGTTTTATCTATATATTTTACAATATGGTGTAAATGATACTCATGTCAAAAAAGTGGTAACAACAAGGAACCAACATACACCAGAAACATAGGACTCaccaaaaactctatttatacaAGAACACTGCCTCTGCACCTATGCTCTGGTAAACCACAAACTATAATTTTCTTCTAACTATAATATTCTCAATAAGAGTAGCAAAGTCTGGAGCTTCACCATATTCTAAAATGTACAAGAATATAACAGATATTATACAAGAATATTCCTCTCTGTGGACAGCAGAGAATCTGAGAATGTTTCTTAAAGAGCATCCCTTTTGTAACCATTGAGAAGGCCGAAGAAAAGGAAGCACAGCCATAAACCAATAAACATCAGAGGTTGACATTGTATAACAAAGCAAGACCATAACATCATATCAAAACAGGAAAACATACTCTTCCTCCAACTATTAAATCCTATCAAGTCCCAAAAAAGGGAGATTGATTCACCTTATTCATAAACTATTTCATCTGTTTGGCGATTGCAAATATTTCTTTTTCCCTAGTCATAAATTCaaactcaattcatcatttGTGATTTCTGTACCGGGAAAAGGAAATCAAAAGTAAAGACAAAGCCATAAAGTAAGAAAATCAATCGCAATTACCTCCTTTGATATGAATCAGTTGAAATTGGGAGCAGTTTGAGAGGAAGTCAAGGAATTGAATATGTATGAGAGGAAGCGGTGTCAAGATTGAGAAGAAATTGGGAGCATTTTGATGTCGGAGTATAACGTAAAATGTTTGGAGTTGACAGGGCAAAGACTTCAGGAAGACTTAAAGGATCCTTTTTATTGTTTGAGTCCTTTTATATTTGACTAATacaattaattgatttttgggagaaaatagaggaaaaaaaaattacaaatcttCAAAATTTACACATGGACATAAATTGCTAATGTGGTAAAATATGGACATGCTTTTGTTTCAACTTTTAGATTTTAGATATAACTAGATAGATatgtaatataattaaaattggaaaaaaagtaTCGTAACATGGTTATTATGTTTATAACGGTCCTGAAATTAATCATGTAAAACAAAGGGCTATATGATTATAAATTTGAATGTGGAAATTACTTGCAGCTAGGCATggataaaaaaaagataaagggATTAGGGAGATGCAGAAAAATGAAAGGAATATGAGAGTGATGAAATTTAAAGGTTAAAATAAGAATAACAAAAGCACGATAGAGAGGGGatgaaattattatttattatctcTTTCACTCATTTTTATTATCTCTTTAGCTTATTTTTAagtacttatatatatatatttcttaatatcaattaaaaactttagtaaaaaagaaattctaattaattaaatgcaGTATTCGGTTTAAATAAATATCAgttaacaaataataaaaaggaaaacataattgtaaaaattgaattaattaactataaatttGTCAATAATAAAATGTATAATGTATTATGTATATTATACGGTCAGTATATTAAGTGTACCATCAGTATATTTGTAGTATAATTTGTTTAGCTGGCTTCcactaatattattattaattgaaaGACCGCCACCTGTTTACATCATCAAAAGATAAAAATACAATGAGAGTGGGGTTTGGTGAAggtcctctatatttttttcattttagtttCTAATTCaataatttctattttatttgttttagttTTGGAACTTTCAATTCTATTCATTCTAGTCTTTAAATTGGAACTTTTTATTTCATTGGTTTAATcccaaatttaatatttttttgctttattcactttagtccttaattttaaagtatttttttcaatttagtcCTTGAATAAACTTTTCCGTTTATTTAGTTTAGTCCTTTGTCCATTTGTTTTTAGCCTTTTATTTTAGTTGATAAAATTATGAGAGAATATTATCTTGGTGTGGATTGAAGACCCGTAAAAGTCCAAatgtaattgtatttaatttgtATTCATTCCATTGCTTTTGTGGTTGTAACATTTTATGTATTAATTAGCAATATGACATAAACATGATTGTTCCAAATAAAACAAGCATTCAAAACAAactttaaaagcttaaaagattTATTAGTATTCTAGatgtatttaaaaataataagtagGATGCCTATGGATTCACTGAGCGGTTTTGGAAGTGCTTAATATTTCTTTTTGAGGGAATATTAACATTCTCCAAGTGTACGTAACTTTCAGAATCCATTTGTTCCCGCAAAAAATCTAAGCACTAGACCTAAAATTCAGGTGACAACTCTCTCTCCAACACCAGTCCTGTCGAGTTTACCGCTTTCTCGATTGGACTTCGATTCCAAAAAGTACCTTAGAGTTAGGACGATCCTCCCACAGGTGAAAACCTTACTACGTCTACAACTATCATATGCATTATTGAATTCTTTCAACTTTATATGAAAAGTGTGTGCATATTGTATATCAATTACTCCATCCGTTCCACGATAaatgtctttctagagaattTTTTTGTTCCAAAATACATGACATTTTGCTTCAATCTATGcacattaatttacttttaccaaatataaCCCTATTTACGTTGACTTTTTGCCTTGGGAATCGATAAAGTTACTAGTGGATGCAATTAATACGCGGGTAATAAagtcttttacttaaaattaattgcatttcttaattagtGTGCACTAACCTTAAAAGACATATATTGTGGAACAGATGGAGTAGTATTTTAGGTTCAATTCACCCATTTTTAAGCTGAATCTTTAGCATGACATGTTTTAAGTTAGACCTTCCCCGTTTTGTAAAATCACCCATTATTGTTTTCTCATTTCAATTTCACTCCCAAATGTTTAATTTCAGCTTCAGTTTAGCCCATCTAacccttttcatttttatttgcaaatcgaaagtaaataaaaattgagtaattaattgattaaccGAAAAAATTAGCTTGTTGATTTTATTGATTAATCGATTGATTAAAAAAGTAGCTAAATAATTGAAACAATTAAAATTGCTAAAAAAAACATCAgttaattgaattaattagTTAACCAATCAACAACTCAATTGCGTATTAATATTAatcttaatataatttataagtgTCTCTTTTCGCATtgagtatttatttattatattaaataaatatatcatacaTCTTCTTATTTCATCACTATAGCatcttatttttccatattttcaTCAAATCAATTTTTCCGTTAAAATCTCGAGACCAccattaaaaatattctaaacacactaagtttaaatgctttgatttattctactaatgttatactcagcttctaagttgtaaaaggtttgatgctctaccgttaaagaggtcagtagagaattcgaaatctcggaacgtgttccggagACAGGACGTAggttggaggccgaacctggataaatctgctaagtaatatctttctaaccttaaactccttaatatctatattgcttgcttaaacaaaactgaccaagtaaataggtcaagctgagttgtgcgcattgaatatctgagctcaggaatagaccctAAGTGCTATTTTCTGACTCAaataaagaaactgacctagtcaccagttgactaagccagtgtcttgctattTACTCAGCGTCGCTgattaaaacctttttcctgaagaaaaagaagtctgacctaaagaaaaattttaaatagttcctaacccccccttggaactatacttgtaacgttataagggaccaacaagtggtatcagagcttaaaagctcactgtaaaaggtttaaccaccttgagctgatccccactatgggcgaaaacagcactcggtttctcccaggaaaccaaacaactcagatcttacctgaggggctgtccattactcggcctcccctattcttcgggtctaactataccttctggaagaataggatgcaaaatttcattcaggctacaaatatgagtgtctggctatctatagtccaaggcccatttgtacctgtcgaagttgtggctggccaaacagttgttaaagctgaggccaaatggacagaggataatctcaagaagctacaaaatcacgcttcggctataaacatgcttcactgtgcgcttgatgctgcagaatattataagatatcaggttgtgagtcggcgcaagagatctggaagaagctggaagtcacctacgaaggaaccaacaaagtaaaggagtccaaggtgaaccagcagatgagactatacgagctattcgaaatgaatgatgatgagggaatatctgacatgaatgcaaggtttacaaacatcatcaatgagctcaagagacttgggaagatcttcaccgaggaagaataagtcaagaagattcttaggagtcttcctaaaaactggcaagcaaagaagacaactgttgaggaagctcaagacttaaccacctacaaatatgatgaactcattggctcactgctgacccatgagatctcgatgaagaatttcaaggtgaaggaaaagtctgaagacaagaagcaaaagtctcttgtcatgaaagctgactccaatgatgggagctcaacagatgatgaggagatggctatgttcaccaggaagatgaaaaggctgttcaaaaagaatgacaaatattctaagaagccttacagaaagtttgataagtataaagctgagtccagcgacaacaaatacaagaaggacaactcaaagcccattacatgctttgaatgtcatcaaactggccatattaagtcaagctgccccacgctgaggaaagaaaggaagaacggcaaaaaggcaatggtggcaacatggagcgacagtgatgagtcttcatcatcagaaggtgatgccactgagtcagcaaagatctgttttatggctgacgaacttactGAGTcgtgcatctctgagcatgctgacccctccattgcatctgacgatgaggagcaatcaaataaggtaatatcacttccccagctcagaaatgaaatggtaaatgccctgagtgactgttaagcccaaaatatacctaaaatatcattaacatttacatcatttttattacatattcgtgttatttatatctgtttagattacttttactttcgaatatctttctttcttgcgaggtacctaaatatttggtaaaatccaaataggaacgaaaaaggatctaaaacagaagaaaaacccttcaaaaggagtcaaagacgacgtaaatcgaaagcgccaagtcgaggacaggaacgaaagcaagaagtaagaaaccttgccgggccgcgacagtgaaTCTCGAACCcgcgaccgcgacacgcgtggtataaCATTTTCTACCCTTCGTCCGAAgctcagctcagtgctacgtcattcacggccgaggatctccatcctcggtaagtgcagaaaatttacaaagagcatttaacacatgctgaaatccaagaaacacgttcgttcaagtggataaagacgtcctttcacaacggacacgactcttaaccaacggatacatcacttcagtcacaacccttcaacatctataaataaagagttgatatggagagaaaggttgttgttgttgtttttatgttatgtaacatgttatgttatgtaatgtaatgtaatattgagagagttagattagtgcagagtttatgtagaaactctgactcagaaaagagtcagagtttagattttatttctgttcaaaacaatgtgatgtacacacattgtttactcaataATAACAACTTTAgaagcgtttagacattgttccagtttagtttacattttggtgggAGATGAGATTATTCTTCATTCCAAAGATTCGACGAGAAGAATTAGTAAAAGGATCCGCCCCCGAGCCTAACAACCtcctaaggaaacccaaggaagggactgatcaatccgttcacttgcacgccctcgaagggtccatgcgatttcactctgtaaacttgtatcaatttatatttcatctaataaagtccgttctattcgacaaatcgttatgcagcacttatggtaaccaatccaatataagtgaggctggtgttttcattaatacgcagttgaattcaaaatcattacaaggaaactttattgaacacttaggcaaattatcatctcgaaagagttttaatttgagtaagggcaactatcccgaaagggttttatcgcgttcaaagccacttaattagaggttccgtcatttatttcatcattataattaatacaaagtttaaagttattttctttgcttaatgcaaacgaatacatttatttgtttttctaatagTTCTAAACGTTCTTGTCttgcaaattaacttttaaatcataaataatttctaacatctaaaatactctaatctaattctacttctagcaatttcaaaaccaaatccaatttcaaataacgtttatctatttaataaaccttaagtcgtatctaaactaaattaatataagttttcgttaaaaagcgttctctgtgggatcgatatttttattactacaagcgaaaccgtgcacttgcggaaatcgctcaataaGTTTTTGGCACCATTGCCGGGGATACAATAATTAAGTATACGGTATATGGTGCCGTTCC
The sequence above is drawn from the Euphorbia lathyris chromosome 6, ddEupLath1.1, whole genome shotgun sequence genome and encodes:
- the LOC136233749 gene encoding B3 domain-containing protein REM19-like — protein: MSTSDVYWFMAVLPFLRPSQWLQKGCSLRNILRFSAVHREEYSCIISVIFLYILEYEFAEFYSLDHGYLVVFEYDKSAAEFNVIILDNTATEIEYPFTFGANVDEQQFQERKIEVVESESDVSAEILPSNANLDEQFEKPPDFATTFNTKDQAEVLQRESKTSSTNKKLIKEEKKKAVEKALSNFQPENPSFTIIIQPSYVDSFLVIPRRFAKKYINKELANIILNSVDQRTWSVEYVEIKIGGIKVARLCHGWRKFVEDNHLKVGDVCIFELINHNATTTFKVVISRENQDAKTVCQC